The following proteins come from a genomic window of Pelagicoccus albus:
- the uca gene encoding urea carboxylase: protein MFKKVLIANRGEIACRVIRTLSKMGVQSVAVYSDADRFAQHVDLADEAVRIGPDPVKDSYLNVAAILEAAESTGAEAIHPGYGLLSENADFASKVEAAGLAFIGPTPEQTISFGLKHTAREIAIENQAPLLPGSGLVDTIDEACSGADKIGYPVMLKSTAGGGGIGMRLCWSEQELKDAYESVKRLGQNNFSNAGIFLEKFVEKARHIEAQIFGDGKGKVIALGERDCSVQRRNQKVIEETPAPEISETLRKDLLDTAVRLAKSVNYRSAGTVEFVYDVEAAQFYFLEVNTRLQVEHCVTEEVTGVDLVEWMIRQAADEMDDLDSIKVESKGCAIQARVYAEDPNKNFQPSSGLLTEVSFPSDIRVDSWIETSTQVSAFYDPLLAKIIAKGETRKDAIDKLATALVDSRIKGIETNLEYLESILAAPEFTAASHTTKFCDSLIYHPRTIDVLEAGTQTTVQDYPGRVGYWDIGVPPSGPFDSYAFRLGNKILGNSHDAAGLEITVTGPTLAFNHATTIVLTGAKTNATLNGETVEFWRPIPISAGDVLDCGKIVENGCRAYLAVQGGLDLPDYLGSKSTFTLGQFGGHCGRTLLIGDVIHFHPQTSDESSSESELQALSSVLPSQIPEYSNQWTIRVLYGPHGAPDFFTDEDIETFFASRWEVHYNSARTGVRLIGPKPKWARTDGGEAGLHPSNIHDNAYAIGAIDFTGDMPVILGPDGPSLGGFVCPATIIKADLWMMGQLKPGDQVRFEKVDQTTATKLELAQESVFDSSVAETVSPAQSRFGLEDAVLEVLDEQPIFDRPSVTYRRAGDKYLLVEYGEMKLELNLRFRAHALMEAVRENAIPGILELTPGIRSLQIHYESLEISLDELLTRLKLIEQELPAISEMKVPTRTVYLPLSWDDEATQLAIKKYESVRKNAPWCPSNIEFIRRINGLDSIQDVKDILFNASYLVMGLGDVYLGAPVATPVDPRHRLVTTKYNPARTWTPENAVGIGGAYLCVYGMEGPGGYQFVGRTVQMWNRYKQTKDFKEGKPWLLRFFDQIRFYEVSAEELLTMREDFIHGRFQLKVEESTFDLAEYNEFLNKNEESIKSFKTKQQASFDEERQRWIETGQATYVADDAGAPPQEESEIPEGCKAIQSHVPGSVWKVNCSEGDQVKKGDTLLVVESMKMEINIMATADGVVEKLLSSEGSPINKGQTLAILRVESDPA, encoded by the coding sequence GTGTTTAAAAAAGTTCTCATCGCCAATCGTGGTGAAATCGCCTGTCGCGTCATTCGCACCCTGAGCAAAATGGGAGTCCAGTCCGTGGCCGTCTATTCGGATGCTGACCGTTTCGCCCAACACGTGGACCTAGCGGATGAAGCGGTTCGCATCGGACCTGATCCCGTCAAGGACAGCTACCTGAACGTTGCAGCGATTCTCGAAGCGGCAGAATCGACCGGAGCGGAAGCGATCCACCCGGGTTACGGGCTATTGTCTGAAAATGCCGATTTCGCCTCAAAAGTTGAAGCTGCCGGTCTTGCCTTCATCGGCCCCACTCCGGAACAGACGATCAGCTTCGGCCTGAAACACACAGCTCGTGAAATCGCGATCGAAAACCAAGCTCCTTTGCTCCCCGGTAGTGGGCTTGTTGATACCATCGATGAGGCCTGTTCAGGGGCGGATAAGATCGGCTACCCTGTCATGTTAAAGTCTACCGCGGGTGGCGGCGGAATCGGCATGCGACTCTGTTGGTCGGAGCAGGAGCTGAAGGATGCCTACGAGTCGGTCAAACGACTGGGCCAAAACAATTTTTCCAATGCGGGCATCTTCCTCGAGAAATTCGTCGAAAAAGCACGCCATATCGAAGCCCAAATCTTCGGAGACGGAAAAGGCAAAGTCATCGCCTTGGGTGAACGCGATTGCTCAGTGCAGCGGCGAAACCAGAAAGTCATCGAAGAGACCCCTGCTCCAGAAATCAGCGAAACGCTTCGTAAGGACCTTTTGGATACCGCGGTCCGCCTCGCCAAATCAGTCAACTACCGCTCCGCCGGCACCGTGGAGTTCGTCTACGATGTGGAAGCGGCTCAGTTCTATTTCCTGGAAGTGAACACTCGCCTTCAGGTCGAGCATTGTGTGACCGAAGAGGTCACCGGGGTCGACTTGGTCGAATGGATGATTCGACAAGCGGCCGACGAAATGGACGATCTCGATTCCATCAAGGTGGAATCGAAAGGCTGCGCCATCCAAGCCCGCGTCTACGCGGAGGATCCCAACAAAAATTTCCAGCCGTCCTCCGGCTTGTTAACTGAAGTCAGCTTTCCCTCGGATATCCGAGTCGATAGTTGGATTGAAACATCCACTCAAGTATCCGCCTTCTACGATCCGCTCCTTGCGAAGATCATCGCCAAAGGCGAAACCCGCAAAGACGCTATCGACAAGCTAGCAACCGCGCTAGTCGACTCTCGCATCAAAGGTATCGAGACCAATCTGGAATACCTGGAAAGTATCTTGGCCGCACCCGAGTTTACGGCAGCTAGTCATACGACGAAGTTTTGCGATTCGCTGATCTACCATCCGCGCACCATTGACGTTTTGGAGGCAGGTACGCAAACCACGGTTCAAGACTACCCGGGTCGCGTTGGTTACTGGGACATCGGGGTGCCTCCTTCCGGTCCCTTCGACTCCTATGCCTTCAGGTTGGGAAACAAGATTCTTGGCAACTCCCACGACGCAGCGGGTCTCGAGATAACCGTAACCGGTCCGACTCTCGCTTTCAACCACGCCACCACCATCGTGCTAACGGGAGCAAAAACGAATGCCACGCTCAATGGTGAAACGGTGGAATTCTGGCGCCCGATACCGATCTCTGCCGGCGACGTTCTGGATTGCGGCAAGATCGTCGAAAACGGTTGCCGCGCTTACCTCGCGGTGCAAGGCGGCTTGGATCTGCCCGATTATTTGGGCAGCAAATCAACTTTTACCCTTGGACAATTCGGGGGGCACTGCGGACGGACGCTGCTCATTGGAGACGTTATCCACTTCCACCCTCAAACAAGCGACGAATCCTCTTCCGAATCGGAACTCCAAGCGCTTTCCAGCGTACTCCCGTCACAGATTCCCGAATACAGCAATCAATGGACGATTCGTGTACTCTACGGACCTCATGGAGCTCCCGACTTTTTCACCGACGAGGATATCGAAACCTTTTTCGCCAGCCGATGGGAAGTCCACTACAACTCCGCCCGCACGGGCGTCCGCTTGATTGGTCCAAAACCTAAATGGGCTCGCACCGATGGAGGCGAAGCGGGACTTCACCCTTCCAACATCCACGATAACGCTTACGCGATTGGCGCGATCGACTTCACTGGCGACATGCCAGTCATTCTCGGTCCCGATGGTCCGAGCTTAGGTGGCTTCGTCTGTCCGGCCACTATAATCAAAGCCGACCTTTGGATGATGGGACAGCTCAAGCCGGGCGATCAAGTGCGCTTCGAAAAGGTCGATCAAACGACAGCGACCAAGCTAGAGCTAGCCCAGGAATCGGTTTTCGACTCCTCCGTCGCGGAGACAGTTTCCCCTGCCCAATCTCGCTTCGGGCTCGAAGACGCAGTTTTAGAAGTCCTGGACGAGCAACCGATTTTCGATCGGCCGTCTGTGACCTATCGCCGAGCGGGCGACAAGTATTTGCTGGTCGAATACGGCGAGATGAAGCTCGAGCTAAACTTGAGATTCCGAGCTCACGCTCTCATGGAGGCAGTTCGAGAGAATGCGATTCCTGGAATCTTAGAACTGACTCCTGGCATACGGTCCTTACAGATCCACTACGAAAGCCTGGAAATTTCCTTGGACGAGCTCCTGACTCGCCTGAAATTAATCGAGCAGGAGCTTCCCGCAATTTCGGAGATGAAGGTTCCAACTCGAACCGTTTACTTGCCTCTATCCTGGGACGACGAGGCCACTCAACTAGCCATTAAAAAGTACGAGTCCGTTCGCAAGAACGCTCCATGGTGCCCATCGAACATCGAGTTCATTCGTCGCATCAATGGCTTGGATTCCATTCAAGACGTCAAAGACATCCTCTTCAACGCTTCCTATCTAGTAATGGGATTGGGTGACGTCTATCTCGGAGCACCCGTCGCAACACCAGTCGACCCTCGTCATCGCCTAGTCACTACCAAATACAATCCTGCCCGTACATGGACTCCGGAAAACGCGGTGGGAATCGGTGGAGCCTACCTGTGCGTCTATGGAATGGAAGGCCCCGGCGGATATCAGTTCGTGGGCAGAACGGTGCAGATGTGGAATCGCTACAAGCAGACCAAGGACTTCAAGGAAGGAAAGCCATGGCTGCTACGCTTCTTCGACCAAATCCGCTTCTATGAGGTTTCCGCGGAGGAATTGCTCACCATGCGGGAGGATTTCATACATGGCAGATTCCAGCTGAAGGTCGAAGAGTCGACTTTCGATTTGGCGGAATACAACGAGTTCCTCAACAAAAACGAGGAATCCATCAAGTCCTTCAAAACCAAGCAACAAGCCTCCTTCGACGAAGAGCGACAACGCTGGATCGAAACAGGTCAAGCCACCTACGTTGCCGACGATGCGGGAGCCCCTCCTCAAGAAGAGAGCGAGATCCCAGAAGGCTGCAAAGCGATCCAAAGCCACGTCCCCGGAAGTGTCTGGAAAGTGAACTGCTCGGAAGGAGACCAAGTGAAAAAAGGCGACACCCTCTTGGTTGTCGAATCCATGAAGATGGAAATCAATATAATGGCCACAGCCGATGGTGTGGTCGAAAAACTGCTTTCTTCCGAAGGCTCGCCTATCAACAAGGGCCAAACTCTCGCTATTCTCCGCGTCGAATCCGATCCTGCATGA
- the atzF gene encoding allophanate hydrolase, producing MKDLSFDFQTLRSAYLSGETTPSQLIQEILNRIESGDSKIWICVDTKERLLAQAAELEKQDIESLPLYGIPFAVKDNIDVAELPTTAACPDYRYFADKDATVVAKLRAAGAIPIGKTNLDQFATGLVGVRSPYGFPGNAFDPDYIPGGSSSGSAVSVALGQVSFSLGTDTAGSGRVPACFNNLVGLKPSRGLLSNTGVVPACKSLDCVSIFALNASDAQAALRSASGFDATDPFSRPQPVQLDTTKKCFREGMTFGVPSPEQLEFFENQDYLDLYLKSVDRLESIGFKKQIVDFAPFLAAARLLYEGPWVAERYWAIQDLIKSAPESLHPVTRAIIEKGIEGTAVDAFDASYKLQAFRQETESVWEEIDFILSPTAGTHYTIAEVEANPIQLNSNLGYYTNFMNLLDLSSMAVPTGFTPKGMPFGVTVIAPAFHDEKLLVVADQLQKASELPLGASQHRVNSELLPTCYDSIPIAVCGAHMSGLPLNGQLTELGATFCQKASTNDSYRLFALAGTTPAKPGMIRDETNGGKIELEIWDLPKTQWAEFIAQIPSPLGIGNIELIDGQYVKGFLCESWATAGAKELTALGSWRVYLQSER from the coding sequence ATGAAAGACCTTTCCTTCGATTTCCAAACACTGCGATCCGCATACCTTAGCGGAGAAACAACTCCCTCTCAGTTGATCCAGGAGATTCTTAATCGGATTGAATCGGGCGACTCCAAAATTTGGATATGCGTCGATACAAAAGAGCGGCTCTTAGCTCAAGCGGCTGAGCTAGAAAAACAAGATATTGAAAGCCTTCCGCTCTATGGCATTCCATTTGCCGTTAAGGATAACATTGACGTAGCAGAGCTACCAACCACTGCCGCCTGCCCAGACTATCGATACTTCGCGGATAAAGACGCTACCGTAGTGGCCAAACTCAGAGCAGCCGGAGCGATCCCGATCGGCAAAACGAACCTCGACCAATTCGCAACCGGTTTGGTGGGAGTTCGCTCGCCCTACGGTTTTCCTGGGAACGCGTTCGACCCTGATTACATTCCCGGCGGATCGAGCAGCGGGTCGGCTGTATCCGTAGCATTGGGACAAGTCTCTTTTTCACTGGGAACCGATACAGCGGGTTCCGGACGGGTACCTGCCTGCTTCAACAATTTGGTGGGACTCAAGCCTTCACGCGGCCTACTGAGCAACACGGGAGTCGTGCCAGCCTGCAAGTCCCTTGACTGCGTATCTATTTTTGCCCTCAACGCTTCCGATGCCCAGGCTGCTCTGCGTAGCGCTTCAGGCTTCGACGCAACGGACCCATTCTCGCGACCACAGCCGGTACAACTGGACACCACGAAAAAGTGTTTCCGGGAGGGCATGACTTTTGGTGTCCCCTCTCCCGAGCAGTTGGAGTTTTTCGAAAATCAGGATTACTTGGACCTCTACCTAAAATCCGTCGACCGACTCGAATCGATAGGGTTCAAAAAGCAGATCGTCGATTTCGCTCCTTTCCTCGCAGCGGCGAGGCTTCTCTACGAGGGTCCCTGGGTCGCGGAACGCTATTGGGCAATTCAAGACCTCATCAAATCGGCTCCCGAAAGCCTGCATCCGGTCACGCGAGCGATCATCGAAAAAGGGATCGAAGGAACCGCAGTCGATGCCTTCGACGCGAGCTATAAGCTGCAAGCTTTCCGCCAAGAAACGGAGTCGGTTTGGGAGGAGATTGATTTTATTCTCAGCCCAACCGCTGGCACGCATTACACGATCGCCGAAGTCGAAGCCAATCCGATCCAGCTGAACTCGAATCTTGGATACTATACCAATTTCATGAACCTGTTGGACCTCTCCTCAATGGCAGTTCCGACCGGCTTCACGCCGAAAGGCATGCCGTTCGGCGTAACGGTAATTGCTCCAGCCTTTCACGACGAAAAGCTACTGGTTGTCGCCGACCAACTCCAGAAAGCCAGCGAGCTCCCACTTGGAGCGAGTCAGCATCGCGTAAACTCCGAGCTATTGCCTACTTGCTACGACTCTATTCCGATCGCCGTCTGTGGAGCTCATATGAGCGGTCTGCCACTAAACGGACAACTCACAGAGCTCGGGGCGACATTCTGCCAGAAGGCATCCACCAATGACAGCTACCGGCTGTTCGCCTTGGCCGGAACCACGCCTGCCAAGCCGGGAATGATCCGAGATGAGACAAACGGCGGAAAAATCGAATTAGAAATTTGGGATCTACCTAAGACACAGTGGGCCGAATTTATCGCTCAGATCCCATCTCCGCTTGGCATTGGAAATATAGAACTTATCGATGGCCAATACGTAAAAGGTTTCCTCTGCGAGTCCTGGGCCACTGCAGGTGCCAAAGAACTTACCGCTTTGGGAAGCTGGCGGGTCTATCTGCAATCTGAGCGATAA
- a CDS encoding methyl-accepting chemotaxis protein, with protein sequence MKLTFSKKTTLAFATLSACCLITGAMGLRTTHMVLEDMHTFSDDVLSATDSLLQLDRDLHQALIAQLMLENADEADYPKYIKSAEENISQVEERWGNFKNQASSYSTKEVKSFERDFERGFAQWKSETSQAISLLTSNQPGSVVEGIKLVKGPALATFDKSRDQIDKLTEVLEQQTDKIKASADQAAQIGIILVSATGIISIALGIFLTWRFGYDVSNKLKNIALNLSDTADRTAETTTQISNSSRLVATGASEQAAALEETSASLEESAATIEGSVDAVRKIKKVSEETNKAAQQGSEEMDTMIEAMKLIADSSTKISITLKTIDEIAFQTNILALNAAVEAARAGEAGAGFAVVADEVRALAQRCATAARDTSDRIEESTQRSEAGLKTSERVAEMLTKICSKAYEMDDLMTNMTTSAQEQSAGIAQLNTALSQMDQVTQNNAASAEETASATSQLEGETQKLNTMVIELADLLGLANLEAHLEESNKALESHSWDLSRETSPRKELVDSMSDWN encoded by the coding sequence ATGAAGCTCACCTTCTCTAAGAAAACTACCCTAGCGTTCGCGACTCTATCCGCATGCTGCCTGATCACAGGCGCCATGGGGTTGAGAACAACCCACATGGTCCTAGAGGACATGCATACATTTTCGGACGACGTCTTGTCAGCAACGGACTCTCTACTTCAACTAGACCGAGATCTTCACCAAGCCCTTATAGCACAGCTGATGCTGGAGAATGCTGACGAGGCAGATTACCCCAAATACATAAAGTCCGCAGAGGAAAATATAAGTCAGGTTGAAGAGCGTTGGGGTAACTTCAAAAATCAAGCCAGCTCTTACTCAACAAAAGAAGTGAAGAGTTTCGAGAGAGATTTTGAAAGAGGCTTTGCCCAATGGAAATCTGAAACAAGCCAAGCGATCTCATTACTTACAAGCAACCAGCCGGGGAGTGTAGTCGAAGGCATTAAACTGGTCAAAGGGCCAGCTTTGGCCACTTTTGACAAAAGCAGAGACCAGATCGATAAGCTAACCGAAGTACTTGAGCAGCAAACTGATAAAATTAAAGCAAGTGCTGATCAGGCAGCCCAGATAGGGATCATCCTAGTATCGGCAACTGGCATCATAAGTATCGCTCTCGGCATTTTCCTAACCTGGCGGTTCGGATATGACGTGTCGAATAAACTCAAGAACATCGCTCTGAACTTGTCCGACACAGCAGACCGGACAGCTGAGACCACCACCCAAATCAGCAACAGCAGTCGCTTGGTGGCAACGGGCGCATCAGAGCAGGCTGCAGCCCTAGAGGAAACGAGTGCGTCACTAGAGGAGAGCGCCGCCACGATCGAGGGAAGCGTAGATGCAGTACGAAAGATCAAAAAGGTATCTGAAGAAACCAATAAGGCCGCCCAACAGGGATCAGAGGAAATGGATACCATGATCGAGGCTATGAAGCTGATCGCTGATTCTAGCACAAAGATATCCATAACGCTTAAGACCATCGACGAAATCGCATTCCAGACCAACATCCTAGCCTTGAACGCAGCGGTAGAAGCCGCTCGGGCTGGTGAAGCTGGAGCCGGATTTGCAGTGGTGGCTGATGAAGTTCGAGCACTCGCTCAACGCTGCGCAACCGCCGCGAGGGATACCTCAGACCGTATCGAAGAGTCGACTCAAAGAAGCGAAGCGGGACTTAAAACGAGCGAGAGAGTCGCCGAGATGCTCACCAAAATCTGCAGCAAGGCCTACGAAATGGACGACCTCATGACCAACATGACTACCTCTGCACAAGAGCAGTCAGCAGGTATTGCCCAACTCAATACAGCACTCAGCCAAATGGACCAAGTCACCCAAAATAATGCTGCTTCCGCCGAAGAAACGGCAAGCGCGACCTCTCAACTCGAGGGAGAAACCCAAAAGCTTAACACCATGGTGATCGAGCTAGCTGACCTCCTGGGGCTGGCAAATTTGGAAGCTCATCTTGAGGAGAGCAACAAGGCCTTAGAATCACACTCTTGGGACCTATCCAGAGAGACCTCTCCGCGTAAAGAGTTAGTAGACTCGATGTCGGACTGGAACTAA
- a CDS encoding DUF2490 domain-containing protein translates to MKLKTIFASLGIILASASVNADDFGDVWFTGNSASIDLSDTLSTKSHLELRLPDAEEIGYVRFSQKFYTKLDNGWKLGTHPTFENSKKGDDWNSTYRFDVELNPAKFKVAEKGPSISMRNRWELRWKEGKGSELFHRIRQQTKATWSVDLGPFKSYSIANEAFYEVDKSKLTINRFYPIMLGTKHAEKVKASYYLLYQSKRSGTTSDWNGSFILGASYSL, encoded by the coding sequence ATGAAACTAAAAACAATCTTCGCTTCTCTAGGAATCATCCTAGCATCTGCATCAGTTAACGCCGACGATTTCGGTGATGTCTGGTTCACTGGCAATAGTGCAAGTATCGATCTGAGCGATACGCTTAGCACTAAAAGCCACCTTGAACTAAGACTCCCAGATGCCGAGGAAATTGGATACGTCCGCTTCTCGCAAAAATTCTACACAAAACTGGACAATGGTTGGAAGCTAGGGACACATCCTACTTTCGAGAATTCCAAGAAAGGTGACGACTGGAACAGCACCTACCGATTTGATGTGGAGTTAAACCCGGCCAAATTCAAGGTAGCGGAAAAGGGACCTTCGATTAGCATGCGAAACCGCTGGGAACTACGCTGGAAAGAAGGAAAAGGCAGCGAGCTGTTTCACCGTATTCGCCAGCAAACGAAAGCCACTTGGAGTGTGGACCTCGGTCCCTTCAAATCATACTCCATTGCGAACGAAGCTTTTTATGAGGTAGATAAAAGCAAGTTAACCATCAACCGCTTCTACCCCATTATGCTCGGCACCAAGCATGCAGAGAAAGTTAAGGCCAGCTACTACCTTTTGTATCAGAGTAAACGCTCAGGCACCACATCGGACTGGAATGGCTCGTTTATCCTAGGGGCCTCCTACAGCCTCTGA
- a CDS encoding cell division protein FtsZ, with protein MSDLENEDIGTPTGVRMKVIGVGGAGSNIVDRLVLSQFSGVELVAVNTDQQALSDSPIVSKRCIGKTVTGGLGTGGDVEVGEEAARKDVEVIDELVKDVDLLFIAAGLGGGTGTGVAPIIAEQALREGAIVIAFVALPFTIERARRANTAQEGLRRLRDTCNAVVPLPNDLLIQESDPDASLLDAFAKADAWIEKAIKSIWCMMNKTGMINLDFAQLRQMLAKKAGKTLFGIGAGAGENAAAEAIENLKLCPLLHTPEFSKKADQLLVNIVGGTRIGMADTQMIMEAVAEEFGADANVTMGAVVDEELGDSVEICILGTSEVTSVPFTKVVKTRKPSTDSGISSSTQSKAHGSKPKPTATKTFSSASQEEFSFSEGDPKGEFENSSGTLFEGQDLDAPTYLRRGVKIVL; from the coding sequence ATGAGCGACTTGGAAAACGAAGATATTGGGACTCCGACCGGAGTGCGAATGAAGGTTATCGGAGTTGGGGGTGCCGGATCCAATATCGTGGACCGCCTTGTACTTTCGCAGTTCTCTGGTGTGGAGCTGGTCGCAGTGAACACCGATCAGCAAGCACTCTCCGATTCCCCCATCGTGTCCAAACGTTGTATCGGTAAAACTGTTACGGGAGGTTTGGGAACCGGAGGGGATGTCGAAGTGGGAGAGGAAGCAGCCCGCAAGGATGTCGAGGTAATCGATGAACTCGTAAAGGACGTGGACCTGTTGTTCATCGCTGCTGGTCTCGGCGGAGGCACAGGGACGGGGGTCGCTCCGATTATCGCTGAGCAAGCCTTGAGAGAGGGCGCTATCGTTATCGCTTTTGTTGCTTTGCCCTTCACGATCGAGCGGGCCCGTCGGGCCAATACAGCACAAGAAGGTCTCCGTCGTTTGCGTGACACATGCAATGCCGTCGTTCCCTTGCCCAATGATTTGCTGATTCAAGAGTCCGATCCAGATGCCTCGCTCCTCGACGCATTCGCAAAGGCGGATGCATGGATAGAGAAGGCGATCAAGTCGATCTGGTGCATGATGAACAAGACTGGGATGATCAACCTAGACTTCGCTCAGTTGCGGCAGATGCTAGCGAAAAAAGCGGGTAAGACCCTATTTGGTATTGGGGCGGGTGCAGGAGAAAATGCGGCAGCTGAGGCCATCGAAAATTTGAAGCTTTGTCCGCTGTTACATACTCCTGAATTCTCGAAAAAGGCGGATCAATTGCTGGTCAACATCGTTGGCGGTACCCGTATTGGAATGGCCGATACTCAAATGATCATGGAGGCGGTTGCCGAAGAATTCGGAGCGGATGCCAACGTGACCATGGGAGCGGTCGTGGACGAGGAATTAGGCGATTCCGTGGAGATCTGTATCTTGGGCACCAGTGAGGTAACGAGCGTGCCTTTTACGAAGGTGGTCAAAACGCGTAAGCCCTCTACGGATTCAGGCATCTCGTCATCGACCCAGTCCAAGGCACATGGTTCGAAACCGAAACCAACTGCCACCAAAACCTTTAGCTCCGCCTCCCAAGAAGAATTCTCTTTCTCGGAAGGGGATCCCAAAGGTGAATTCGAGAACTCTTCTGGCACTTTATTCGAAGGCCAGGATCTCGATGCCCCCACTTACTTAAGGCGGGGAGTTAAGATCGTCCTCTAG
- the ftsA gene encoding cell division protein FtsA, which produces MYKTKVIAGVDVGTSKVTVLLGEIHEGSKLNVIGLGQSSSQGIVKGEIVDYHLASDCVHAALLAAESQAGVSIDGVYLAQSGGHIEGFPSEASVNIRDTEGSVQQDDADHVCSLAQGRELPENRTTIHHLRRPFVLDGRQVDTPVGLEGDRLEVSYWTMHGDSRKISDSIHIINAFNLHVDDIVLAGLASSAAVATPDQKKSGALVIDIGRGTTDYALFMGGFCMRAGCLPIGGDHISNDLSIGLRMRLKQAESLKLRYGSAILEHKDKTERVWLNNDFEIGDRPIPLWSIEKIIELRVSEIFEVVLKKLGGQFNPDKLASGVILAGGTSKLANIDQCAENVFGIQAHAGDNSAMATGELKDTQFSTALGLLHYGLQYQSENSYSKHRQSSIFGRLKSLFQKA; this is translated from the coding sequence GTGTATAAGACGAAGGTAATCGCAGGTGTAGACGTTGGTACGAGCAAGGTGACTGTGCTTCTCGGAGAAATCCATGAGGGAAGTAAGCTCAATGTGATCGGCCTTGGACAGTCGTCTTCGCAAGGAATTGTGAAGGGAGAGATCGTCGATTACCACTTAGCCAGCGATTGTGTGCATGCGGCTCTATTGGCCGCAGAAAGCCAAGCAGGTGTCTCCATAGACGGAGTATACTTGGCGCAGTCGGGTGGGCACATCGAAGGGTTTCCCAGCGAGGCCTCGGTCAACATCAGGGACACGGAAGGCTCTGTGCAGCAGGACGACGCGGATCATGTCTGCTCTCTCGCTCAGGGAAGAGAGTTGCCTGAGAACCGCACGACTATTCATCATTTGCGCAGGCCGTTTGTCTTGGATGGTAGGCAAGTGGATACTCCTGTCGGATTGGAGGGTGATCGGCTCGAAGTTAGCTATTGGACGATGCACGGTGATTCGAGGAAAATCAGCGATTCGATTCACATCATCAATGCTTTCAATTTACATGTAGACGATATCGTTTTGGCGGGGCTAGCCAGCAGCGCTGCAGTGGCAACCCCAGACCAGAAGAAAAGTGGGGCTTTGGTCATCGATATTGGCCGTGGCACTACTGACTATGCTCTCTTCATGGGCGGTTTTTGCATGCGGGCAGGGTGCTTGCCAATCGGAGGCGACCATATTTCCAACGACTTAAGTATAGGCTTACGCATGCGGCTCAAACAGGCAGAGAGCCTGAAATTAAGGTATGGGTCCGCAATCTTAGAGCATAAGGACAAAACGGAACGAGTTTGGCTTAATAACGATTTCGAGATCGGCGATCGCCCAATACCGCTTTGGAGCATCGAGAAGATTATCGAATTGCGAGTTTCGGAGATTTTCGAAGTGGTCCTGAAGAAGCTGGGAGGGCAATTCAACCCCGATAAGCTTGCTTCCGGTGTGATTTTGGCGGGAGGCACCAGCAAATTGGCTAATATAGATCAGTGCGCTGAAAATGTATTCGGGATTCAGGCACACGCGGGGGATAACTCCGCTATGGCGACTGGCGAGCTTAAGGATACGCAGTTCAGCACCGCTCTGGGCTTGTTGCATTACGGTCTCCAGTACCAGAGTGAAAATAGTTACAGCAAGCACCGGCAAAGCAGCATTTTTGGTCGCTTGAAATCCCTTTTCCAGAAGGCCTAG
- a CDS encoding cell division protein FtsQ/DivIB encodes MAAQKTKTATRRKRKANTWKDIDQSVKPKAMSSASERRVWLGRAKFAAVALFVGAIAAGGIYLAPKLEAGPELLTKAGESMPIVLIDVQTDGSLDHSFILERLGIEEDANLLSIDLDLLKEKLEAIGQVKEAVVSRRFPDALEVSVSERNPIVRLIGVRPNGEKLDLFADEEGVVFEAEQLDPNIAGKLPYLAGVGLSKAADGYAPIGDIDAVAKLLSDAQAIAQHLYARWRVISLEHEGRIIVKAVGTREIHFDRNMDFRDQLGRLDYIIDYARSVGHPSLKRVDLTLEDQVPVTL; translated from the coding sequence ATGGCCGCTCAGAAAACCAAGACAGCAACTCGCCGTAAGCGCAAAGCGAATACGTGGAAAGACATCGACCAAAGTGTAAAGCCGAAGGCGATGAGCTCCGCATCGGAGCGCCGAGTTTGGCTGGGCCGTGCCAAGTTTGCGGCAGTGGCATTATTCGTGGGCGCGATAGCGGCAGGTGGTATCTATTTGGCCCCAAAATTAGAGGCGGGGCCGGAGTTACTTACTAAGGCCGGCGAATCCATGCCGATTGTGCTGATCGATGTGCAAACGGATGGCAGCTTGGATCACAGCTTTATATTGGAACGTTTGGGAATCGAGGAAGACGCTAATCTGCTTAGTATAGACCTTGATTTGCTGAAGGAAAAATTAGAGGCGATTGGCCAGGTGAAAGAAGCAGTGGTTTCTCGCCGGTTTCCAGATGCTTTGGAAGTCTCCGTATCGGAGCGGAACCCCATTGTCCGTTTGATTGGTGTCCGACCTAACGGTGAAAAACTGGATCTATTCGCGGATGAGGAAGGGGTCGTTTTCGAAGCAGAGCAACTTGATCCTAATATTGCTGGCAAATTGCCGTACCTAGCTGGGGTGGGACTTTCGAAAGCCGCTGACGGCTATGCGCCGATAGGCGATATCGATGCCGTTGCGAAGCTGTTATCCGACGCCCAAGCGATCGCTCAGCATCTCTATGCTCGCTGGAGAGTTATTTCCCTTGAACACGAGGGACGCATCATCGTCAAAGCTGTTGGAACCAGAGAGATACACTTCGACAGAAATATGGACTTCAGGGATCAGCTGGGTCGTTTAGACTACATTATCGACTATGCGAGGAGCGTCGGGCATCCGTCGCTGAAGCGAGTCGACCTGACTTTGGAAGATCAGGTCCCGGTGACGCTTTAA